From Salvelinus namaycush isolate Seneca chromosome 27, SaNama_1.0, whole genome shotgun sequence, the proteins below share one genomic window:
- the LOC120022402 gene encoding prostate stem cell antigen-like, which produces MTNHNGTYAGQALQCYECQICLFKTKVTCEAGEQCFNGVGKAAKVLDIKTKGCLKMDNCNKVTDTKIPYISNTTVYSVNKTCCSTDLCNAAPGLPRMRFLHLALATTFVTKVLV; this is translated from the exons ATGACTAACCATAATGGTACCTACGCAG GCCAGGCTCTGCAGTGCTACGAATGTCAAATCTGCCTCTTCAAGACCAAAGTCACCTGCGAGGCCGGGGAGCAATGTTTCAACGGTGTCGGAAAAGCAG CTAAGGTTTTGGACATCAAGACAAAAGGCTGCCTGAAAATGGACAACTGCAACAAGGTGACTGATACCAAGATCCCTTACATTTCCAACACCACAGTCTACAGCGTAAACAAGACCTGCTGTAGCACGGACCTGTGCAACGCTGCCCCGGGCCTGCCCCGAATGCGCTTCCTGCACCTGGCCCTCGCCACCACCTTCGTGACCAAAGTCCTGGTGTAA